The following nucleotide sequence is from Bacteroidota bacterium.
GGAAAGCAAGGCTCTTATCATTTTAAGTAAATATTCGAAAGTGTTTATCGACCGCGGTTCCTCTGTAATTTCTGAAGCCCGCTACGATACTTACGAAGTTGGAACAGTGGCCAACATGGTGACCAATGCCGAATATTCGAATTTCAAATTCCAGAGCATAGGAAAAAAACTGAACACCGAAACCAAATATACCGATGTCAAAATAGCCTTTATGCCAGCCGGGTTCGAAGAAATTAAAATCATAAACCGCTATGGCTCTTATTCGGTGGGGCTGGAAGATGGCGCTTCTTATAAACTAAATGGTTTAGCTAATTATGGCAACATCATTATTTCCGACAATGCCCGGGTGAATCGATTCAATGAATCGAACGAATTGAGGCTCGAAGGGAAGGTTGGCTCAAACCAGAACTCTACTGCCCAGGTTACCATCGATACCAAATACGGTACTGTAAAATTAACCAAATAAGGAAAATCAGAACCCATGTGGCCTTTAGCCCGCCACATGGGTTTATTCTTTTTACTATCCGGGTAAAAAATCTTCTATCGAGGGGTTAAAAGCAACAAACCAGGTATTTAGTAAACTCTCCTTATTGTAGTGCATTTTTCCATAACCCGGATAGGTTGCCAACCTGCAACCAGCCTCTTCAAGAATTGCATGTCCGGCGGCAATATCCCATTCCATGGTGTTACCCATACGCGGATAAATATGAGCCACACCTTCGGCCAGCTTACAAAGCTTTAATGAGCTTCCATATTGCTGAATTTCTATCTCCTCGGGTTTCACCGAGAGATTTCGAATAAAATCTGATGTTTCGCTGCTTAGGTGACTTTTACTGGCAACCACTATGGTTTTATTCACGATTTTTGTACAAGGCAAACTAATTGCTAATTGAAAAGCTTCTTCCAAGACAAGGGCTGATGCCTTCTCTATTTTAAAGGCACCGCTCCCTTTCACTGAATAATACAAAACATCATGCACAGGAACATACACTACCCCCATCACCGGAGCGCCATGCTCCACCAGTGCAATGTTTACTGTATACTCCCCTCTGTTTTGAATAAATTCACGCGTACCATCAAGCGGATCTACAAGCCATACCTGAGCCCAGTTTCTTCTTTGCTGAAAATCGGGTAACGGGCTTTCTTCACTTATAATAGGAATTTGAGTGGTTTGAAGGTAGCTTTCAATAATCCGGTTCGATTCTAAATCGGCAAGTGTGAGCGGAGACTGATCGGCCTTAAAGCTATGACCTGCCTGTTTTCCAAAATACTCAAGCGTAGCCTTTCCAGCTTCAATTGCGGCTTTCTTAACTAGCCCTAACCATTGTTTGTGCAATGCCATCAATCTGTTTAGAATTAATCTCGCATAAAGATGCGAAAGCCTTCGAAATAATCATAAAGTTTTCATTTATGTTTGGCCAAAGACATTTTAATCACAATCCAGGGTAAACAGCTATGCGCCAAAAAACACTTTTTTCAACCTGATTAAAAGCCATTTTTAACATGAGATTAATTTAACGTAAATTAAAAATGAATTTAGTATTTTAGTACGCCAAGAAAAACTAAAAATGAGCCAGCTTACCTCTTTACAACCCACTTTATTGTGGAAATATTTCGATGCCATCCTTAAAATCCCCCGTCCTTCGAAGAAAGAAGAAAAGATTATTGCGTACCTTGAAAATTTTGCACTCGAAAACAACCTCGATTACAAAAAGGATGCAATCGGCAATATGCTGATAAAAAAAGCTGCCACCAAAGGGAAAGAACGGGTAAAAACGGTTGTGCTTCAAAGCCATGTTGACATGGTATGCGAAAAAAACAGCAACGTCAGGCACAACTTCGATACCGATCCAATTAAGCCGCTTATCGAAGGCGATTGGGTAAAAGCCAGTGGCACAACCCTGGGAGCTGACAATGGCATTGGGGTAGCCACTTCATTAGCCGTACTTGCCAATAAATCGCTTGTGCATGGTCCTATTGAATGCCTCTTTACAGTTGATGAAGAAACAGGGCTCACCGGTGCACATAAGTTGGAAAAAGACTTCTTTTCGGGCAAAATACTCATCAACCTCGATTCGGAAGATGAAGGCGAAATTTTTATTGGCTGTGCCGGGGGTATTGATACTTTAATTTCCTTTCCACTGAAATATACTAAGCCTCCAAAGAAATGGTCGACTTATCAAGTAAGTATTCGTGGGCTTAAGGGTGGGCATTCTGGCGATGACATTAACAAAGGGCTGGCTAATGCTAACAAATTACTTACACGCCTGCTGTGGACAGCCAGAAAAGATTTCGGGCTGCTTCTCTCCGATTTTCAGGGCGGAAACCTTCGTAACGCTATTCCGCGCGAAGCCAATGCTCTGGTTACATTGGACGCATTAAATGCTAAAAGCTTTGAAAAATATGTTGCCCGCTTCGAAAAAATGGTAAGAAATGAATTTTCGTATACTGAACCTGATTTATCAGTAAAACTGGAAGCACACAAACCACTTAAGAAAGTGTTGAAAAATAAGGTTTCTTCTCAATTGCTCAATGCCCTATACGCCTGCCCTAACGGAGTTATGGCCATGAGTCAGACCGTTCCAGGACTGGTTGAAACCTCCACCAACCTTGCTTCGGTACATTTTAAGGAGCCTGATATTGCTGAAATTGTCACCAGCCAACGAAGCTCTGTCGAATCGGCTAAACTGGATACCATGAACCGTGTAATCAGTACTTTTTCCTTAACAGAGGCCACTATTCGTCATTCCGACAGCTATCCGGGATGGACTCCTAATCCAAACTCTGATGTGCTTAGGTTGGCCCAAAATGTGTATCAAACTCTATTCTCCGAGCAAGCCAAAGTAAAAGCTATTCATGCAGGGCTGGAATGCGGATTGTTCCTCGAAAAATATCCCGATCTTGATATGATTTCCATTGGTCCTACCATGCGTGGCGTGCACTCACCCGACGAACGCCTTCATATTGCATCGGTAGAAAAATTCTGGGCATTCTTTTTAAAGATTTTAGAAGAAATTCCCGAAGAATGAAGCTCCCCGCAGCAAACTGACGGGGTATCTGCAAAGGATTTTATTTTGTTCGCCACAAGAGGCGGGGTATTTACCCACGCACCAATTTCAGTCCCGATGTAAATCAGAATTCGACTATAAAATTTCTTTTCGTGAACTCATGAAATTTAAGTCTCACGAATAAAAAAGTTAACATATTTCAATACCAGAGCAGCTCAAAGAGATTACTCTACGTATTAAAATTACTCGTCGAGTGGCTCAAAATCAGCTTTCGATACCCCGCACACAGGGCATTCCCAATCATCTGGTATATCTTCGAATGCCGTACCGGGCTTTATACCCGAGTCTGGGTCTCCTTCAACCGGATCATAAACAAGACCGCAAACAATGCATTGATATTTTTTCATAAAACAGCCAATATTAAATTAAGGTTACTTATTATTGCTAATCTTGTAGTAGAAACAGATTAAGCAACGAATTTAATTTATTTAAACCACTTGATTTAAATTTTCGTATCAACAAAAAAAACAAAATGCCTCTCGCTAGTCTTGCAAATAGTTTTAACCCTATCAGTCTGGAAGAAATGGACCGGGTAAAACTTATGAACCGCACCGACACAAAATATGTTTTGAACGAAGAAATACTCATGGAAATTCTTTGCGCCGTAAAAGACGATTATTACATTCTGCAGATGGAAAACAGCCGAATATTTCCATATGAATCGCTTTATTACGATACGGTGAAGAACGAAATGTACCATGCCCACCACAATGGAAAACCTAACCGGCATAAAATCCGCTTCAGAAAATACCTTCAGAGCAACCACACCTTCTTAGAAATCAAGCAAAAGGTAAAAGGTTCGCGCACTATCAAGAAACGCATTCTTGTGGAAAACCTCGAAATTTCGCTACTCGAAAACTCGAAATCCTTTATTATGAAGCATACTCCCTTCGATGCTGAGCTACTCGAATCGAAGCTTTACACCCGCTTCAACCGAATGACCTTGACAGATAAAATGCATACCGAAAGAGTAACCATCGATACCCACATCGATTTTTACTTCCAAAATCACGATACCTTCCAGCTGAACAATTGTGTGGTGATTGAAATTAAACGCGACGAAAACTCCCTGCATTCAGCCATCGGCAGCTATTTAAACCAAAAAGGAATACACCCGAATGGCATGAGCAAATATTGCCTCGGCAGGGCGCTGATCGAAAGTAACCTGAAGAAAAATAACTTTAAACGAAAAATAATTACATTAAAAAATATTGAGCATGGTAAATTTTATAGCCGAAGCATCTAGTATATTCGACACCCAATTGTTTGGAATCAAACTAATCGAGAAAGTAGAATTTACAGAACTTGTTGTTCGTTTTCTCTTTAATTTACTCATTGTTACAATTGCAGTAAGGTTTCTGTATTACCCCAGTACCAAGCGCAAAGATTATCTCTTTACCTACATACTTATCAGTACAGTCATCTTTTTATTGTGCATCCTGCTCGATAATGTAAAACTTCAGATTGGTTTTGCCCTGGGGCTATTTGCTATTTTTGGCATTATCCGTTACCGAACCAATCCAATACCGATTAAAGAAATGACCTACCTGTTTTTGGTCATTGGCATATCGGTAATCAATGCCCTGGCCAACAAAAAAGTAAGTTATGCCGAATTGCTGTTCACCAATTTCAGTGTATTGATCATTGCCCTGATATTGGAAAAAGTAAACCTGGTAAAACACGAATCGTCGAAAATCGTGGAATACGAAAAAATTGAGCTAATTAAAAAAGACAGAAGAGAAGAACTGATTGCTGACCTTGAAGAAAGAACAGGCATTAAAATTAACCGCATCGAAATTGGTCGTATCAACTTTCTGCGCGATACAGTGCGCATTCGCATACATTATTACGAAGAAAACAATGCCTCTGTCTTTAATGTCGACGACTATGGCCAGGGCGACCTTGCCGATTAAGCATAAAAAAAGGCCGGTAAAAACCGGCCTTTTTTATCTATTTTCTTGTTGACTTATTTGCTTAAAAGTGCAATTTCAACTTGCTTGTTTACTGTTTCAATTTCTACAACTTCTGTATTGTAGCTCACATAAGTTGCTTCCAATTTAATTGCACTACCCAATGAGACATTCTCGAAAGTAAACCTTCCATCAAAATCGGTAAAGCGGGTTTCGCCGTTTGCAGTGATAGCAACGCCTGCCAGGGCTTCACCATTCTCAGCATCGACAACCACTCCGTTAAGTGTGGTTTTTCCTTCTGCACTACCTTCTACTTCCTCACCTGCCATTAAAGAAAGACTGAACATTACTGCCAGACTTAAAATAAATAATTTTTTCATAAATACTTTTTTATATGCAGCAAAGGTAGGGCAAGCAAAATAGATGGACCTTAAATCAGAATTATCCTTTACTTAATTTTATGTTAATTATTAGTGAGTTAATTAACCTTAATTTAATATGAGTTGGGCTTGTGATTGCAGCCTGCTAGAATTGAAAATTAATACCCGCATAATAGGCAGGTTCTGGTTTTTCCATGTAAGCAAACTGGAGTGATTGGCTTAACATATTGCGAACATTGATAAACACTTCTGCCCGGTTTTTAATTTCGTATGATAAGCGCGTATTCACTATCAACGCAGCGTTTATGTCAACCGAACTGTATTTGCTTGCAAATGTCTGTTGCGTATAGGAATATGCATTGACATTGACAGTAAAATCATTTAAAAATCGAACATTCACCATCATACCTCCATAAAATGCAGGGGTAGCTGTATGCTGGCCACTCTCTCGCCGTTCCGGAAAACTTGTAGAATAGTTTTTTGTTGAATCTGAACTGGCATCTTCCAACATAAGTGTAATGGTCTCATCGAGAGAAAAGGGTATATAATCCGTCAGATAGCTGGTCTGGAGGGTTCCAAAAATCTTAAAATAAACGTTTTCGTTTACAACCCACTTAATATCAGCCGAAACTCCAAATTGTCTGGCTTTCATGTCGATGCTGGTATAATGCATGCGCACCCAGCTAGCAGACATGCCATCGGTAAGCAGGTTTACCGAATCGGGGTACAAGGCACCAAAATCGCTTGTTAGGTTATAATATGCCTCTAAATCGATTAAAACATTTTCCGAAGGTTTCAATCGATAACCCAATTCAAAGCTATTCATACGCAATAAATCAATGTCTTTCTGACCTTTGTATAAAATGTTGTTTGGTGCCGGCCTGGCCTCACGCTCCCATAGAAAATCTGAATAAGAATCGACCATAAAGGGACTTCTGTTTGCCCCCGATGCTACAACCCGAATCAAATGTGTTTCGTTGAAACGATAAGTAGTTATTAACTGAAACGAAGGATATGGTCGCTCATGGGTGTTGTATTTCTCTACTCGTAAGGCACCTATAAACCTTAGCTTTTCCAAAGCCAGGTAATCGAGCCGCAGACTGTAAGCCAGGGTAGTAAACTCCTTGGGTCCATTTAAAAAACCCTGACCATTGTAGCTTAAATACGGTAAATCGTTGTAGAGGGCCGACTGAAAGGTTATTCCCGGCCTGATATTCAGTTTGCCTATGTTGAAATCGTATTCTGCATTGGCGTTTACATGCTGCACATCTACTTTGAATCCTGTATCCTCTCGAACAATGTCTTGCCAACCAGCAAGATAGTTAATTTGAGCACCAAGGCCATATACTTTGGCATTCAGATCGGTATAAGCCGTATTCGATACCCGACCTGTTTGTGCCGATGGGGTATCGCCCATTGTAGAACTAAAAACCTCAGAATGCTGAAAGCCCCCTTTAAGGTCGAATGCCAGATTTGTGGAAGGTTTAAATGACAGATAGGCGTTGCTTCCCGCTCTTCTGCGCGAAAGCGAAGGATTTGGATACATCAGGTCAATATTGTCTTTTGGGTCGAGTACCCTATAATAATAATTGCTATCGCCTTCGGGACAGATGAGTTTATCGATATCGCCGGAATATTGACTTGTATCTACTGCCTGGGCAGCATAATCCGGTAAAACCTCTAATTCTTCTTTCGATATAAAAGCACCCTGACCATAATTTGCTTTGTGTACATAAAGTTTATCGGTTGTGCGGTCGAGGGTTTCAAAATTTCCTGTAAGCCCAATACTCCAATTTTTAGAAATCTTTTTGCCTGCCGAAAGGGCTGCCAGCAGGCTGTTCTGAGAACCTACCATAAGATTACCGCTCACTTTAAGTTTACGGGTCATGTATTTTTTTGTAATAATGTTCACTACTCCCGACACGGCATTGGGCCCATACAGTGCACTGGAAGCCCCTCTCACAATTTCTATCCGGTCTATGTCTTCAATTCCCACTGGTAGTGATTCGTAAAAAGTACCCCCATGAGCATAGTTATAAACAGGCCTGTTGTCTATCATTACAAGTGTATTGGAATTTTCGGAATAGATAAGCATGTGTTCCGAGGGCAGATTATCTGTTCCCCGAATGTGCATATCGTAATTACCATTGGTTTTTTCGCGCACAATCAAACCCGGAGCAAGCCGCAGGGCTTCTTCGACCGACCTGGCTCCCGATGCTTTAATTTCGTCGTACGAAATAACAGAACTCGATAAGGGCGAGATAAAACTGCTCTCCAACTTCTTCGAGGCAGAAACCAGTTCTTTATTGAGTAGCATATCAGTTAATTCTTCGAGCGATACCCCTACAATCTGGGCTAGTTTGAGCAAATCTTCAAAGGGCAGGGCAAGCAGCTCATTGTAACTCATTTGCAACACATCTTCTTTGGTCATGTTGTCAATGTCGGTGTGCTGCGCCTGCAGCTTGAGCGCCAACAACATGATTAGTAAAAATAGAATCGGATTTTTCATACAGATTTGGCAATTAATCAACTAAAACTCCCAGGGTTAGCAAGGCAGGATTCACTTTAACTTCTTGCTGTTCAAGGTGTTTTTTGCTTATTTCGAAATTTAGGTTTCCGTTAGTTTTAATGTAATTCAGGCCCGAACCTTTTTCTGCCATCCCCGGCGATTCGGTAATTACTACAACCCCTGCCCTGCTAATTTCTTTCAGAATTTCATTCAATTGGGCACTTCGGTTGTTCGGTATAAAAAGGATATGGCAATTGCGTGCTTCCTGAACAGTATAGATTTTTCGAAGCTCCATGGTCTGATCGCCTATTTTGCGCTTTTGGGCAATAATAGCCAGTTCGCCCATCACATTGGAATTGCCATAAATGCCAATGATAAAATTGCCGCTTTGCTTTTCTGCAGGCCACTCGAGGTATTTGGTAAAGTTGTACATGAAAAGGGCTTTGAATTTATCATCCTGGCCCTGTAAGGAAGCGCCAAAAAAATAAAGCAGAAAAAGAGCAAGCCAAAAACCCTTCATATTTTTATTGTAAGACCTCTTTTTTTTGCACCTCGAAACAATCCCTCAAAGGGCGTTTGCTTAATATTTATTTCTCTAAAACAGTACCGTTCCTTTTTTGCGAATTTTACTGATGGGCTTCGCGAAGCAAATCGTTGACTGTTTTTACCGGGTTAAACGTGCTGATGGGAACTTCCACAAAGAGCGTATTCCAACCTGCCATGGCACCATTCCACAAGCCGGGTAATTCCAATGCCTTGAGCTCTTTTCCATCCTTTGATTTTATGGAAATAAAGCATGTATCCTCGTCAATAAAATCTTTCAGGTCGAATTTGTTTCCCTCATAATCTCTTACAGCACAAACCAGGTCTACAGGATTAAAATGGGTGGACTTGGCAAACAATCCTGCTTGTTCGGAATTGTTTAAATCAACTTGCGAAGACTCTAATATTTGTGTTGAAACTACGCCATTCTTATCCTTCACTAAAAAGGGTCCGCCCCCAGGTTCTCCGGTGTT
It contains:
- the cysQ gene encoding 3'(2'),5'-bisphosphate nucleotidase CysQ, whose amino-acid sequence is MALHKQWLGLVKKAAIEAGKATLEYFGKQAGHSFKADQSPLTLADLESNRIIESYLQTTQIPIISEESPLPDFQQRRNWAQVWLVDPLDGTREFIQNRGEYTVNIALVEHGAPVMGVVYVPVHDVLYYSVKGSGAFKIEKASALVLEEAFQLAISLPCTKIVNKTIVVASKSHLSSETSDFIRNLSVKPEEIEIQQYGSSLKLCKLAEGVAHIYPRMGNTMEWDIAAGHAILEEAGCRLATYPGYGKMHYNKESLLNTWFVAFNPSIEDFLPG
- a CDS encoding aminoacyl-histidine dipeptidase; protein product: MSQLTSLQPTLLWKYFDAILKIPRPSKKEEKIIAYLENFALENNLDYKKDAIGNMLIKKAATKGKERVKTVVLQSHVDMVCEKNSNVRHNFDTDPIKPLIEGDWVKASGTTLGADNGIGVATSLAVLANKSLVHGPIECLFTVDEETGLTGAHKLEKDFFSGKILINLDSEDEGEIFIGCAGGIDTLISFPLKYTKPPKKWSTYQVSIRGLKGGHSGDDINKGLANANKLLTRLLWTARKDFGLLLSDFQGGNLRNAIPREANALVTLDALNAKSFEKYVARFEKMVRNEFSYTEPDLSVKLEAHKPLKKVLKNKVSSQLLNALYACPNGVMAMSQTVPGLVETSTNLASVHFKEPDIAEIVTSQRSSVESAKLDTMNRVISTFSLTEATIRHSDSYPGWTPNPNSDVLRLAQNVYQTLFSEQAKVKAIHAGLECGLFLEKYPDLDMISIGPTMRGVHSPDERLHIASVEKFWAFFLKILEEIPEE
- a CDS encoding rubredoxin, which translates into the protein MKKYQCIVCGLVYDPVEGDPDSGIKPGTAFEDIPDDWECPVCGVSKADFEPLDE
- a CDS encoding polyphosphate polymerase domain-containing protein, translated to MPLASLANSFNPISLEEMDRVKLMNRTDTKYVLNEEILMEILCAVKDDYYILQMENSRIFPYESLYYDTVKNEMYHAHHNGKPNRHKIRFRKYLQSNHTFLEIKQKVKGSRTIKKRILVENLEISLLENSKSFIMKHTPFDAELLESKLYTRFNRMTLTDKMHTERVTIDTHIDFYFQNHDTFQLNNCVVIEIKRDENSLHSAIGSYLNQKGIHPNGMSKYCLGRALIESNLKKNNFKRKIITLKNIEHGKFYSRSI
- a CDS encoding DUF4956 domain-containing protein, with the protein product MVNFIAEASSIFDTQLFGIKLIEKVEFTELVVRFLFNLLIVTIAVRFLYYPSTKRKDYLFTYILISTVIFLLCILLDNVKLQIGFALGLFAIFGIIRYRTNPIPIKEMTYLFLVIGISVINALANKKVSYAELLFTNFSVLIIALILEKVNLVKHESSKIVEYEKIELIKKDRREELIADLEERTGIKINRIEIGRINFLRDTVRIRIHYYEENNASVFNVDDYGQGDLAD
- a CDS encoding carboxypeptidase-like regulatory domain-containing protein, which translates into the protein MKKLFILSLAVMFSLSLMAGEEVEGSAEGKTTLNGVVVDAENGEALAGVAITANGETRFTDFDGRFTFENVSLGSAIKLEATYVSYNTEVVEIETVNKQVEIALLSK
- a CDS encoding TonB-dependent receptor plug domain-containing protein, which produces MKNPILFLLIMLLALKLQAQHTDIDNMTKEDVLQMSYNELLALPFEDLLKLAQIVGVSLEELTDMLLNKELVSASKKLESSFISPLSSSVISYDEIKASGARSVEEALRLAPGLIVREKTNGNYDMHIRGTDNLPSEHMLIYSENSNTLVMIDNRPVYNYAHGGTFYESLPVGIEDIDRIEIVRGASSALYGPNAVSGVVNIITKKYMTRKLKVSGNLMVGSQNSLLAALSAGKKISKNWSIGLTGNFETLDRTTDKLYVHKANYGQGAFISKEELEVLPDYAAQAVDTSQYSGDIDKLICPEGDSNYYYRVLDPKDNIDLMYPNPSLSRRRAGSNAYLSFKPSTNLAFDLKGGFQHSEVFSSTMGDTPSAQTGRVSNTAYTDLNAKVYGLGAQINYLAGWQDIVREDTGFKVDVQHVNANAEYDFNIGKLNIRPGITFQSALYNDLPYLSYNGQGFLNGPKEFTTLAYSLRLDYLALEKLRFIGALRVEKYNTHERPYPSFQLITTYRFNETHLIRVVASGANRSPFMVDSYSDFLWEREARPAPNNILYKGQKDIDLLRMNSFELGYRLKPSENVLIDLEAYYNLTSDFGALYPDSVNLLTDGMSASWVRMHYTSIDMKARQFGVSADIKWVVNENVYFKIFGTLQTSYLTDYIPFSLDETITLMLEDASSDSTKNYSTSFPERRESGQHTATPAFYGGMMVNVRFLNDFTVNVNAYSYTQQTFASKYSSVDINAALIVNTRLSYEIKNRAEVFINVRNMLSQSLQFAYMEKPEPAYYAGINFQF
- a CDS encoding YfiR family protein: MKGFWLALFLLYFFGASLQGQDDKFKALFMYNFTKYLEWPAEKQSGNFIIGIYGNSNVMGELAIIAQKRKIGDQTMELRKIYTVQEARNCHILFIPNNRSAQLNEILKEISRAGVVVITESPGMAEKGSGLNYIKTNGNLNFEISKKHLEQQEVKVNPALLTLGVLVD